A genomic region of Euwallacea fornicatus isolate EFF26 chromosome 32, ASM4011564v1, whole genome shotgun sequence contains the following coding sequences:
- the LOC136348338 gene encoding multidrug resistance-associated protein 1-like, whose product MSNESWLDTKALDKFCGSKFWNSTLTWNTDDPEFTPCFEKTVLVWIPCQFLWLFSPLQIYFQVSSPNKYIPWNWKNFLKLLINALICAVALSDFITSAGGDVNTKVDIFIPLLKFITFGLAIILAYKNKNYGVQSSGVLFQFWLLCALCGIPQLRSEIRMAQNNAIKDYYEYLSYLMYYPLVLAMLLLNCFAEGIPKVYPYGKTQNPSPEPRSSFLSRATFCFLEPFMYKGFKRPLEMKDMYDLEYQHTSGALVPIFEQKFSKRMQKHKEIYQAKIDARSPNATIKKRKDTSILPALWGCLWRPFVFGLCMRLMTDVIQFANPKLLGFIISYIGSDEPLWKGILYAFIMFLVATFITFVNSVQMDRFFVVGLHSRTILTAAIYRKSLRISNSARKNKTVGEIVNLMSNDAQKFQELIMFINTLWSAPVSIILALVFLYQELGMAVFAGLLVMLALIPINSLIVKKSRNFHVNQMKNKDERVKVMNEVLGGIKVLKLYAWEKSFEKKVMNIRDKEVKTLKAAAYLNAGSQFLWNCTPFIVSCGTFATYVLIDEKNILDPAKAFVSLALLNLLRMPMSMLPHVIMQVVHAWVSIKRINSFLNADELEPYVTHNENKAEPITIKNGTFTWGEEPILKNINLTVASNSLTAVVGTVGTGKSSLISAISGEMDIVDGKVNTWGSVAYVPQQAWIQNATVQDNITFGAPLNKLKYQQIVDACALRPDFEMLANGDQTEIGEKGINLSGGQKQRISLARAVYADAELYLLDDPLSAVDSHVGKHIFDNLIGPNGLLKNKTRLLVTHSITYLPQTDKIICLKEGSISETGSYKELLSNKGAFAEFIMQHITEEVEDEDELDELQQQLEDTPIAPEIKRTISRQRSRISESASIGSQHGINGLGRTESRESLRSVKSSKRRPSMAMRKISTARKSSIKPDTEGKETLERKRPSPKGKLITEERTERGNVKKDVYIYYLKAIGFIFIFGTVIFSISFQLFGIFTNVWLGWWSEDPNMIVDGKVDTALRDKYLGVYGALGLAQAISVLSSSLIFAKGTMRAATILHNFMLKNVLRMPMSFFDTTPSGRILSRFSGDIISIDMRLPMAFNIFFQNTFRVLGTIGVICFTTPLFTAVIVPLLIIYIFIQRYYVASTRQLRRMESVSRSPIYSHFGETLTGTHVIRAYNQVQRFTVVSEDKVDINQKITYPTNWCSRWLSIRLETIGNLIILFAALFAVLAKDLNPALVGLSVTYSMNITNTLNFLVRMISDVETTIVSVERIKEYGEKEREAPWEIPSKTPAITWPETGIVEFKEYSVRYRPGLDPVLKGISFNIKGGEKVGIVGRTGAGKSSLTLGLFRIIEAAKGEIVIDGKNISELGLHDVRSRLTIIPQDAVLFSGSLRMNLDPFEKYSDEEVWTALEMAHLKNFANALASGLYYNVSEGGENLSVGQRQLVCLARALLRKTKILILDEATAAVDLETDELIQKTIHTAFAECTVLTIAHRLNTIIDSDRVLVLNMGEIAEFDSPEILLKNKKSIFFGMCKDAGLAH is encoded by the exons ATGAGTAATGAATCATGGTTGGACACCAAAGCATTAGACAAATTTTGTGGGTCTAAATTTTGG AATTCCACATTAACATGGAACACCGACGACCCGGAATTCACGCCATGCTTTGAAAAAACCGTTCTCGTGTGGATACCCTGTCAATTTTTATGGCTGTTTTCACCGCTGCAAATATATTTCCAAGTTTCTAGCCCTAATAAATACATTCCATGGAACTGGAAAAACTTCCTGAAGCTGTTGATAAATGCTCTCATTTGTGCGGTGGCCCTTAGTGATTTTATTACCAGTGCTGGAGGAGATGTTAATACTAAAGTGGATATTTTCATACCACtactaaaatttattactttt GGTTTGGCTATTATATTGGcgtataaaaacaaaaactatgGAGTTCAATCCTCCGGGGTGCTGTTCCAATTTTGGTTGCTATGTGCATTATGTGGTATACCGCAACTTCGTTCTGAGATCAGGATGGCACAGAATAACGCTATCAAAGACTACTACGAATACCTGAGCTACTTAATGTATTACCCTCTTGTTCTAGCGATGCTACTGCTCAATTGTTTCGCAGAAGGTATTCCAAAGGTCTATCCATATGGAAAAACACAG AATCCAAGCCCAGAACCGCGATCCAGCTTCCTCAGCAGAGCCACATTTTGCTTCTTGGAACCATTTATGTACAAAGGCTTTAAAAGACCTTTGGAAATGAAGGACATGTATGACTTGGAATACCAGCACACTTCTGGGGCCTTAGTTCCAATATTTGagcagaaattttcaaaaaggatGCAGAAACATAAAGA aataTACCAAGCCAAGATCGATGCAAGATCTCCGAATGCAACCATTAAAAAACGAAAGGACACTTCAATACTGCCCGCCCTTTGGGGCTGCTTATGGAGACCTTTCGTGTTCGGCCTTTGTATGCGTCTAATGACAGATGTTATTCAATTTGCAAATCCAAAACTATTAGG GTTTATCATATCATACATTGGCTCAGATGAACCTCTATGGAAAGGTATACTTTACGCTTTCATCATGTTCCTGGTGGCAACATTTATAACTTTCGTGAACAGCGTCCAAATGGATAGATTCTTCGTAGTAGGCCTTCATTCTCGAACCATCCTTACTGCAGCAATTTATCGCAAATCCCTTAGGATATCTAATTCAGCCCGTAAAAACAAAACTGTAGGCGAAATCGTCAATCTAATGTCTAATGATGCCCAGAAGTTTCAAGAGCTAATCATGTTCATTAATACACTATGGTCAGCTCCAGTCAGCATCATATTGGCGCTTGTCTTTCTCTACCAAGAGTTAGGAATGGCAGTATTCGCAGGTTTATTGGTGATGCTCGCTCTAATCCCGATTAATTCCCTGATAGTAAAGAAATCAAGAAACTTCCATGTGAatcaaatgaagaacaaagaCGAAAGGGTGAAAGTTATGAACGAAGTTCTAGGCGggattaaagttttaaagttaTATGCCTGGGAGAAAAGCTTTGAGAAGAAGGTGATGAACATAAGGGACAAGGAGGTAAAAACCTTGAAAGCTGCTGCCTACCTAAACGCCGGCAGTCAATTCCTATGGAATTGTACACCTTTCATAGTTTCATGTGGGACATTTGCCACATACGTGTTAATTGACGAAAAGAATATTCTGGACCCAGCCAAAGCCTTTGTATCTCTGGCCTTGCTGAATCTACTCAGAATGCCAATGTCAATGCTGCCACACGTTATCATGCAAGTGGTGCACGCTTGGGTATcaattaaaagaataaattcGTTCTTGAATGCAGATGAGTTGGAACCTTATGTGACGCACAATGAAAATAAAG CTGAACCTATTACGATCAAGAACGGAACTTTCACCTGGGGCGAGGAACCGATCCTCAAAAATATCAACTTAACTGTAGCCAGCAACAGCCTAACAGCCGTGGTGGGTACTGTGGGTACTGGCAAAAGCAGTCTCATCAGCGCCATTTCCGGAGAAATGGATATCGTTGATGGAAAAGTGAACACCTGGGGTTCTGTAGCTTACGTACCGCAACAAGCATGGATACAGAACGCTACTGTCCAGGATAACATTACCTTCGGAGCTCCGCTTAATAAGCTCAA ATACCAGCAGATCGTCGATGCTTGTGCGCTAAGGCCTGACTTCGAAATGCTGGCTAATGGTGATCAGACTGAAATTGGTGAAAAGGGGATTAACTTATCTGGAGGTCAAAAGCAGAGGATCAGCTTGGCTAGAGCTGTCTATGCAGATGCAGAACTGTATTTGCTGGACGACCCATTGAGCGCTGTTGATTCTCACGTGGGCAAACATATTTTCGATAATCTTATCG GTCCAAACGGATtgttgaaaaacaaaacaagacTACTGGTCACACATTCGATAACATATCTCCCGCAAactgataaaattatttgcttgAAAGAAGGATCAATATCAGAGACTGGAAGCTACAAGGAACTCCTGTCGAACAAAGGCGCTTTTGCCGAGTTTATCATGCAACACATAACTGAAGAAGTTGAGGATGAAGATGAGTTGGACGAGTTGCAGCAACAGTTAGAAGACACGCCCATTGCGCCTGAGATTAAGAGAACAATTTCCAGGCAAAGATCTCGAATATCCGAATCTGCCTCTATTGGTTCACAGCATGGAATCAATGGGCTTGGCAGGACCGAATCCAGGGAGAGCTTGCGGAGTGTTAAAAGTTCTAAGAGGAGGCCCAGTATGGCAATGAGGAAAATCAGTACGGCTAGAAAAAGCAGTATCAAGCCTGATACAG AAGGAAAAGAGACCTTGGAACGTAAGAGACCATCCCCTAAGGGCAAACTTATCACTGAAGAAAGAACCGAAAGAGGCAATGTCAAGAAGGATGTATACATCTATTATCTCAAAGCCATTGGCTTCATTTTCATATTTGGAACTGTAATATTTAGTATCAGTTTTCAGT tATTTGGTATATTTACAAATGTGTGGCTCGGATGGTGGTCTGAAGATCCCAACATGATAGTTGATGGAAAAGTGGATACTGCCCTTCGAGATAAATATTTAGGAGTCTATGGTGCTCTAGGACTCGCTCAAGCAATCTCAGTATTATCATCTTCGCTCATATTCGCCAAAG GAACCATGAGGGCAGCTACAATATTACACAatttcatgttaaaaaatgtgttgcGAATGCCGATGTCCTTTTTCGATACTACACCTTCAGGCCGTATTTTAAGCAGATTTTCCGGTGATATTATCAGTATTGACATGAGGCTACCTATGGCTTTcaacatatttttccaaaacacTTTTAGG GTACTAGGAACCATTGGAGTGATTTGCTTCACCACGCCACTTTTTACAGCTGTAATTGTCCCTCTTCTGATCATTTATATATTCATCCAACGTTATTACGTGGCCTCCACAAGACAATTAAGGAGAATGGAGTCAGTTTCCCGATCTCCTATTTACTCCCACTTTGGGGAAACTTTGACTGGTACCCATGTTATTCGAGCATACAATCAAGTCCAAAG ATTCACAGTGGTGTCTGAGGACAAAGTGGACATAAATCAGAAAATTACATACCCGACGAATTGGTGCAGCAGATGGCTGTCGATACGACTAGAAActattggaaatttaattatcctATTCGCAGCCCTATTTGCTGTGTTGGCGAAAGACTTGAATCCGGCACTAGTGGGATTGTCTGTCACCTATTCTATGAAC ATCACTAACACCCTGAATTTCTTGGTAAGAATGATCTCAGATGTTGAAACAACCATTGTCTCAGTGGAGCGTATTAAAGAATACGGGGAAAAAGAAAGGGAGGCTCCATGGGAAATTCCTAGCAAAACACCGGCTATAACGTGGCCCGAGACTGGCATCGTGGAGTTCAAAGAGTACAGTGTGAGATATAG acctGGACTAGATCCAGTTCTCAAAGGAATCAGCTTCAATATTAAAGGAGGTGAGAAAGTTGGTATAGTAGGAAGAACTGGGGCTGGAAAATCCAGTCTCACTTTAGGACTCTTTCG AATAATTGAAGCTGCCAAAGGAGAAATAGTAATAGATGGAAAAAACATCTCAGAACTAGGGTTGCATGATGTCAGGTCACGTTTGACTAttattccacaagatgcagttTTGTTTTCGGGGTCTCTTAGAATGAATTTGGAtccttttgaaaaatattcagatgAGGAGGTCTGGACAGCCTTGGAAATGGCCCACTTAAAGAACTTTGCTAATG cattgGCTAGCGGTTTATATTACAACGTATCGGAAGGAGGAGAAAATCTTTCAGTAGGTCAAAGGCAATTGGTTTGTTTGGCACGAGCTCTGTTAAGAAAGACGAAAATCCTCATTTTGGATGAAGCAACAGCTGCTGTTGATTTGGAAACTGATGAGCTCATCCAAAAGACCATCCACACTGCCTTTGCAGAGTGCACAGTACTTACAATAGCCCACAGATTAAATACTATCATTGATTCTGATAGGGTTTTGGTGTTAAATATGGGTGAAATAGCCGAATTTGATAGCCcggaaatattgttaaaaaataaaaaatcaatattcttTGGAATGTGTAAAGATGCAGGATTGGCacattaa
- the LOC136348220 gene encoding uncharacterized protein, whose amino-acid sequence MVKLQKINKISSDHVQTLIHSIDTVLFDIDGVLAINGVIIPGSDNAVAKFRQLGKKIGFVTNNALYTEDKVLKQLELFKATEDEIINPNLSLLQYLKKIDFKGDIYAVAGRACKNHLRNAGYNIIEYKDIQSSDLEESTEAIKDLIQKSLERCKNVKVIYLDTDLNICQGALEVAKTLLYHMDGVQLLTGMCDDLCPIGNNLKMICAKYHINAIEKWTCRTALRVGKPSNVLAHFVHSKYNISDNSRVLMVGDNVETDIAFGALAGYKTCLVLSGIWTEEMVNNWTVAEELKPDFVVNKLGDIYSIIKDM is encoded by the exons ATGgtaaaattgcagaaaattaacaaaatttcttcCGACCACGTGCAAACTCTCATTCACTCCATTGATACTGTATTGTTTGACATAGATG GCGTCTTAGCGATCAATGGAGTTATCATTCCTGGGTCGGACAATGCTGTGGCGAAGTTTAGAcaattgggaaaaaaaattggttttgtgACCAACAACGCCCTGTACACTGAAGACAAGGTGTTGAAACAACTAGAGCTCTTTAAGGCAACGGAGGACGAGATTATCAACCCCAACTTATCACTGCTacaatacttgaaaaaaatagacTTTAAAGGAGATATTTATGCAGTTGCCGGCAGAGCGTGTAAGAACCATCTAAGGAATGCAGGATACAACATAATCGAATATAAG gaCATACAATCATCGGACCTTGAGGAATCCACGGAGGCAATAAAAGACCTCATACAAAAATCCTTAGAAAGgtgcaaaaatgttaaagtaaTCTATTTAGATACGGATCTGAATATTTGCCAAGGAGCtctggaagtagcaaaaacgCTCCTCTATCATATGGATGGGGTGCAACTCTTAACTGGAATGTGTGACGATCTATGCCCAattggaaataatttaaaaatgattt GCGCAAAGTACCACATCAATGCAATTGAGAAATGGACCTGCCGCACCGCATTGAGAGTGGGTAAACCAAGCAATGTTCTTGCACATTTTGTCcattcaaaatacaatatttctGACAACAGTCGCGTATTAATGGTGGGAGATAA cgtCGAAACAGACATAGCATTCGGTGCTCTTGCTGGTTATAAAACATGTCTAGTACTGTCAGGTATTTGGACTGAAGAGATGGTAAATAATTGGACTGTGGCGGAAGAGCTGAAACCAGATTTCGTAGTAAATAAATTAGGCGATATTTACTCAATAATCAAAGATATGTAA